The Felis catus isolate Fca126 chromosome C2, F.catus_Fca126_mat1.0, whole genome shotgun sequence genomic sequence AGGGGAGAAGGAGAACAGGTTAATAAGAAGTAGCCATCTGAGAAGATTTCCCCAgtcaccttaaaattttttgttgtatGTGCATTCTGGTCAATTCTCAGTAATGTGTAGATAGGTGAACAGTTTGTCCCAACTTGTATTATCTGCCTGGTTGATGTTGTGTAGCTTTGTTATTTGGCACCCATTGCAAGAAGCTAAGATAAGGGGGCACAATGGCATTTCTACATATGACTCTTTGGcattttttgtgtatttcaaaataagttaaaaattcaTAGAGATGCACAAAGTCCAACAGAGAGAATCTTTCAAAAACCTGGGTAAAGTCCCTGAGAGTCTGATCCATGGCAATGCCAAGGTCCTCTGGCTGGAAAGGCTTGCAACTGCTGGAGGTTTCTGTTCTCCCTGCACGTCCAATCTGACCTCTTTCCCTAGGAAGGCCGTTCTAGAACCCCTCAGAGCTGTAGGCCCCACAGCAGCGCTTCAGACACCCACCCCAACCGCTTCTGGGTAGTCCCCTAAGAGAGGTTTCCTGGCCTAAGAGCTCCAATGTTCTTAACCTCGAAGATGATACCTTCGAAAATGATGCTCTAGTTGTTGACCAACATGTGAGGTCCCTGTACTCCTTCGGCAGGAAGTCATGCAGGGCGCAGATGCTCTGCAGGTCCTTGATGTCCAGCAGGTGGAAGCAGGGGCTCAGGCCCTTGGCTGAGGGTCGCACAGCCGACTGTCCCCACGCTTCATCCAGCACTATGAACATCATGTTGCCCGAGAACTGCAGGCACAGGTTGTATGTGATGGAGAAGCCAATGCCTTGTTGGCCCTGGTCACCAGTGCCACACGGTGTCTGAACACATGGCTGTGTGGAGGGCTAGCGAGGTCCTGTGTGTGGAGCTGATGGTGCTGTGGGCCACACGGAGGGCTAGTGGTGCGGAGGCCTGGCCACAGTCAGAGATGCCAGTAGAACTGTGTTCTGGGATCCAGTGCTGTGATTCCTAGAGCCTAGGCGCTGCCTCCGTTCCTCCATGAAAGCAGGGACCAGATGTTCCAGGAGGTTCCCTAATAACGCTATTCCAGATATGTCCTTCCTGGGGCTGCACTCTGAGCCCAACTAGGATTCTGTCCTCTTAGGATCCCTCCTCTGAGCCAAGCAGTGCTTTGAGGAATACTGATGTGCTTCCCAAAACAAAGGTTGTGGGTGATTGATTAAAAGGATGCTAAAGTTTCATAGCTTTTGAGGGACCAATTTTGGGAGAACCTCTataggagaaaaagagagcaattATCTTGGGAATAGGCCTTTCATCTGCGGAATGGGAATGGTTGCCTTCTAAGATACAGTGAAATTGTTCATACAACAAAACCGGTATTGAGCATACAGATCTCCTTGCTTTCTTAGGAGAATCTCAAGGGTGAGAAACAGAATTAGGTCCTGTGCTGAGActggggtgtgggcagggctcCTCCCTCAGTGTGAGTCCCAGTGTGCCCCCAGATGAGGCAATGTTTATGAAGTTCATGTGGGCCAAGGCAATGATTGCAATGTTTAATTTAATGGTTACACAATCCCGTTTGCCTGTGGTgcctacttttttgttttctttaaggtcACAGTTAATAAGTATTATATGTAATtaggtgttatttttaaagtattgaggAAAAAAGACCTGTGATGCTGGGATATATTTCTAAACTAGCAGTAGACGTGATATGTCTTGTCCTTGATATTGATACTCCTCAAGGTTCATTTTAGAAATACAAGCTAACAGGGAGGAAATTAACAGCCTTGTTGAAGagaaaacattaaaggaaacctcacttatattttttatttcattttattttttaaaaggctgtttttaagtaatgtctataccAAACGTGGGGTTCCAActaccaaccttgagatcaagagtcccatgctctaacGACTGAGCCTCCTAGGCGCCCCACAGGAAACCTCTTTCCAAATAGAAACCTTACCCcatggggcgccttggtggctcagtcagttgagcgtccaactcttgattttggctcaggtattgGTCTCATGACTTGTGAGATCGTGCTGTGCCTCGGAATCTGTGATGatagtaaggagcctgcttgggattctctctttcccccttctatctgccctcccctgctcatgttctctctccaaataaataaacttaaaggaaaaaaacaaaaccgtgCCTTTGCTTTGCAGGGCCTATCAGTTCTCATTTCTGTCAGCCTAAAAACCCCTGGTGAAGACTGAAAAATAATCATGAGAGGAGGGAGTCTGAACAATCTGGATGCTTCtgtgaggggtgggaggtggtgggcATTCACGGAGGCCCCTAGGGAGCCAGGCTGGGTGTGTGGCAGTAAGAAGCTCCCCTCAGGGCCCTGGATGTGTCAGGTCCCAGTCCGGGGATGCCTATGGAGGGCAATTTGCACCGCCCTTGTTTTCAGCCTGTTCACCTGTATTAGTTCCTTTGCTCTTCATGGAAATCCTAAGACTTcccctgaattgtacacttgagGAGATTGACATACAGCAACATGCAGGATTTTGCTCAAGGTCAACCCgtaggtggcagagccaggatcttttcatttccagatgtttgttttgaaagcttTCAAAGAGAGAAGCGGAAAGAATAGGACTGTGGACACCCATGTATCCTCCAAACTAGCCTCAGTAGTGATGAGTATGTTACTATCCTTCACCTTCTGTAGAGATTTTGCTGGACTGTGTTAATGTTACAGACTTGACTGTTTCTCCTTACATGAATAGCACATTCACCTTGAGATTTGACAGTAATTCTTTCATATCTATTGATACCAATCCTTATTCACTTTTCCTCCTTGTCTCAGGTTGTCTTATGGATGCACCTCTAGTGCCCACTCCCATTTCACACCTtgcaattgtgttttttttttcccccaatgagTTTGCTATTTAAAGAGACCACAACGATGTCtattttgtagtagaggctgataAAGTATGCTAGTTAGGGAAATCTAGCCCTATTCATGGGTTTATATATTGTCTCTGGTGACTTTTAAGCTACAAAAGCAGATTTGATTAGAGACCACTGGCTTGCAAAGGCAAAAATATTCATTACGTGGCTCTTTCACTAATGTTTACCAACACCTGAGTTAAACTGTCCCTTCTCTTGACCTAGCTTATGGTCTGTTAGACTTTGGGGCTGGTTGGCAAGAAACAATCCGCACACATGGACATTTACTTATAATTGTTTATTCATCTATGATGTTCATTCATTGTTGGTTGGCATTAATTCCACTTTTTCTTCTCATATATCacagaagaaatcacaaaagactTCCCAGAATTAGTAGCCAATTCAATTTAAGTACTCAATATGGACAGtgattcttcctcctcctccttcttcttctacttcttctgATATGAACATTGTTAACAGTGTAGTCCTTTTGTTCATATCATGGAAGTATCATAATGGGACCCATGGAGGGAACTGAGAGGGGGGTCCCCATTGTTCAACTTTCTTCTCCATTACAAACTCCCCGTGAGGTCCCTTAGCATCTGAGGGCAAAAGGGCCAAGTAGATGGGGGTCTCTGCTCCTTCTTCTGGGCTTTTAATGGCTGTAGGTCCACCCATGTCTGTTCTCACCCACCTAGGGCAGCAGGCATTCAGAAGGatcctgtctcccctcctctgctcactcagtTTCCTGGCATGGATTCTGGACAGAACAGTGATACCCATCTTTGACACTCCATATGTGAGTACTTTCATATCAGGGCAGCCTTCCTTCCTGTGTACCCCATTCTTTGTGTCTTCTACAAACTTGTTCATGAGCCCCACCAGCTCCTCCTCTGTGATAGTCTCACTTCTGAACTTCTGCTGAGGTTCTGAGCAGCAGTTGTTAAGAACTATGAAGCTTGTTATGCTAGACACAGTGACCACTCTGCCTAAAATACAACACAAATGGTCATGTAGAATCGCATGTGTAAGAATGATGAATACCAAAATCCCTTAGATTTGCCCATTTGGGAGATAGTTACCAGTTTGCTAGGAGTGTGAATGTAGTCTTCCTATATAAATGAAGGACAAAATCCAATATTGAACCTTGCAAGACTCATAATGTCTCAGAGGATGGCAGAGAAATGATCTAATGGGGTGTGCAGTGCCCAGATgtcccacaaagaaaagaaagtgacttATACAGGAACGTGCTCCAGAAGGTAAGTAGGTGCTCACTGCAATCATGAGTAGAGAGCCACTTTTCTTCACAGATCCCCTTTGGAACCATCTTAACATCTTATGGTCCCATGGGCAGTGCTCTATGAACAAGTGCCTATTAACCAACAAACAACTGATTGTTTTAGTGATGACCTTTTGAAGAAGAACAGACTGCATGTGTTTTGTGGGCTGTCCCTCTGATATAACCAGGTAAAAACAAATCACCTCAGTGGGCTAAGGTGTGTGGTATTTCCTCTATGTTGGAATTTCATCAACTTGGGAGCAGTGAGAAAACACCAGGCAATATAGTTATGGGAAGGGGCAATGAAACAGTCACATGTTAAAAAGATAGtataaaaagaaatgctacaacatggatgaatcttgataACATTACCCAAAAGAAAGtggccagtcacaaaagactactCATTATATGATTCTCTATAAATGGGATGTCCAGAGAAGTAGATGATCAGACAGATAATAGATTAGAGGTGCTTCAGGCAGTGGGATTGTGGGAAAAGAGGGCTGGTGCTAAGGGCACAGGTTCTCCTTGGGGTGATGACAGTATGCTAATCTTAAAGCAGTGATTGTTCCACAAGTCTGTCCATATACTAAATTCCACTGAATTGCATACCTGAAACGGGTAAAGTGTAtgatatgtgaattgtatctcagtaaagtGGTTAAAAGTGTAAAGCAATCTCACAGTTCTCactaattctttttcaaaaatatagttATTATTCATAAAAGTGAACTTACATTGACATGTATAAACAGTTTACTATTTTTCCATCTACATGAGTATCTTTAGCCTAATAGAAAGATTATGAGAATTTACGAACAATAAGAGCTTCAATAAATTAGGAAACTATccctattttatgtaaatatctgGGAAAGACAGTCATGGTCACTTAACTCTGAGCTCCATCCCACTAAGGAATGTCAGTGCCATACAAGTTCAGTGTAAGAGATAATGCATGACCCTGTGATTCTCATTGGTGGTGTTTAGagataattaaaatgaattgCAGAAACTGTCTTATTAATGTAACAGGTTTCTAAGATGAATACCTTTGAGAAAGGAGTCAGTTACTCCATACTTCCTTCCATCTACAACATACTAAGCTAAGATTAATGGAACTTAGGGGCagttgggtgactcagtcagttaaatgtctgacccttgatcttggtttaggtcatgatcttgtggtttgtgagttcgagccccgcgttggctctatgctgacagctctctctctctctctctctctctctctctctctctctctctctctcaaaaataaataaacattaaacaatatttttagaaaagttagATGTTTTAGTAAGCAGCTCTCCGATTTTATTACTTCTCactagtttatttcattttcaaaaatcatttgccTCTTTCACAACAAAAGTAACATATATTAACGATTTGAAGTTTCAAAAACAGAAGTGTGTGAAATAAGACAGAAGTAGAGGAACCAACATTGGGTAACTGCTATAGTAGAAAGACTGCTGCATTTACTCCCTAGGGTGTGGAGCCAGCTTCTTAAGTACCTTTAGTATAGATAGTAAATGGAAAACTCTACTAATGTTCTGTAGGCTGTTTGTAATGAAGTGATGACCTCTTTTCTATGCTCTATTTTCTATCTCAGGAAGTCTAGTATCAGCTGTGAAAATGCTTACCTGTAAGCGTGATGGGGAGTAAAAGGTTTTGTAGGTAAATTCCTGGTAGTAGATGCTGCAACCAAACCCTCTTCCTCAGGCCTGTCCCATGCACTGAGCACATCCCCAAGCGGGCAGGGTGGCTGTCAGGGGGCTTCTCCTAGAACTGGGAGAGATGGTAGATGCTCCTGGTCTGACAGCTCAGGACAGGAATCACATGAGAAGGAATGGGAAGCACTTGTGGAGTTTATACAGCAAATACTCTGATCCAAACATTTTTGTCGTCAGCGTGGACTCATGGCTTTCAGGTGTCATTTCGGAATGCACGCAGCCTATATACTAAGAAGTGTATGGACCATCCCAGCGTCCTTGGGCTAAGGGTGTGTGAGTTCATGTCAGTGTGTGATATGTATGTGAATGGGAGTGTGCGTGAGACAGAGACTGTATGTGTGACTATAAGTATGTGACACTGTGTGTGAGGTAGTGTGACAGTTGCCCTGTCACAGTCACTATGAAAAGCACATTACCCAGGTAAGAAAGGACTCTTGTGCTGGTGGGGCCGGGGTGTGTGTTGGGCTTACAGTTTATCCAGACCATTACTCTGTATGTGACCAGGGATCTATTGTTAGGAAATCTCTCACTATCTCCTACTCTCCAAACCTCACTGTCCTCAAGCAGAGCCACAGTGATCTACACAACACAGGGTATTTTAGACATCATCTCATTGGGGGTCACAAATTTCAAGTGCATTACTTGATTCTCAAGGCTATTCAGAGTCTGTAAGTTCAAGCTGGTTCTTGTGACCTTTGATGATTTCACATTCATCACATTCCCTGGAAGATTCATGTTTTCTAATATCAAGAGGACCAGTTGTTAAGTCTCTGGACTGATAGGGCGTTTTCACAAAACACCTCAGGGTTTTAAATGTGCCTCCTGTGGCTTTCCCTGAGGTACCTGGGGCCCTGAGACGAGGAAGACATAGGCCCAATCAAGCAGAGtccttattttgtttctctaaacTTACCAGGTAAGGCTTCATTTGGAGAGGGGGATCAAGTAAAAATGATTTGAGGACCTTGAGTAGTGGGAAGAACCACTAGTTTGGATGTCCCATGACCTCAGTGTGCAACCAGCTGTGCTCGTGACCTTGAGATTCATTATTCCTCCATGTTATTAATGGGCACCATATATAAGATGCCCAGTACATCACATCTAGAACGCCCAGCCACCTATCCTTTCTAGAACCAATATGTCAgagggtgtgtgtgagtgagttACGTTTACTATTGTAATTTTCCAAGCAAATTCCTCTAGTGGCGTTTCAGACTAAGGATATTGCAAAGCAGTACCTTTTCAAATGAAGGTTGAGAACACCTTTTTAAAGGTTTCCTTGATAAGTGCAGCGTTAACAAGACTGTATTTCCACCTAGTACTTTAAGCTAATATCTGATGAACAACAATGTTCAGATTTCCAGTTTGCTCAATTCCTTAGAGATGTTTATATCTTAgtatctttttgaaataaaaccaTAGATAAAGACAATAAAGAGGAACAACAGCTTATCCTTTTAAAGAGAGTATCCTTCTCATTCAGGAATAGGAATTtgcggggaaggggagggaaatgaTATAGAATGTGGGAAAGGGTTTACATGACCTTGATACTGGTTGCCTGGTTAAGACTggtggtgggcacctgggtgttgtAGAttcttagtattttgtttttgtggctaaattatttcagtaaaactctttgaagaaaggattaaaaagtaAGAAGAATGAACATATACTATTGTGACCTTAGGTTCACGATTCTGTCTTTTGGTTTGTCCTTTCATGCCAAAAACCAAAGCAGACATTGGAAGCAGACATTGGATTTTTGAATAGGTTCTGAACTAGAGAGATCTGGTGGACGTCATTCAAGATTGTTCTTTCTATCCTGGTTTCCAAAGtaggtgggaggtgggaaagTATTTGCTTTTGGTTGTGCTAGCTAGGATTTCTCCCAGATAGTCTTGCTAAAGGGTGTAAAGTTATGGTAACATGAACTGCTGTGGCTGCCATCCCCCCAAACAATGGAAGAACTCTCCTATTTTCAAAGTCAAGAAAACCCTGCTCTTAGACTGAGAGTATAGCTTGCATTTCTAGGTCCCTGAGTCTAATTTTTCTGAGTCAGGATCAATTGTTTGATTAGAGCCTGCCTCAGCAAATGCAGGAGAACACTCATTTCTCATTCTGGTCCACGACCACATACACAGCAGGCACCCACACTGTTCTGTAGGTGAGAAAACAATCGGCCAGAAGTGAGTTTTGCCTTCTAAGGGATACGTGTAGGAAGTGTGATGCTGGCACAGGGAACTCGTCCCACATCAACCTTATGGTGAGTAAAGGAGTCAGGGGACATTTGAGAGCCGCCCTTTGGGTAACAGTGAAACCAGTGGTAGAAGGAGAAGTAGTAGAAATTTCCAGGAATGAAGAGGCAGTGGGGGCAGAACTGAGAGTAAACTGTATACGCGTGTGCTCACTCAGGCCAGACACCCTAATCTTTCTAAAAGTGTCACCTCACTTACTCAGTGTACTAAACGAGTGGTGGTTCTCCCATCATATTAACGTGGAGGTAAATATTAAAGTGGTTTacaagcggggcgcctgggtggcgcagtcggttgagcgtccgacttcagccaggtcacgatctcgcggtccgggagttcgagccccgcgtcaggctctgggctgatggctcggagcctggagcctgtttccgattctgtgtctccctctctctctgcccctcccccgttcatgctctgtctctctctgtcccaaaaataaataaaaacgttgaaaaaaaaaaaaaaagtggtttacAACCAGGGAATTATAGCAGTTTGTTTTGTGCAAACATTGAACAAGGTGAGGGGAGCTGATGGGCCTGGACTTTGGCAGGTCTGATGACAGAGATCCCTAGAAGCTACGCTCAGGATTGGGCTACACTCAGGATTGGgctttggtcctggacttttgggAGTAAATGAGCACCCAGAAAGTACAGGGAataaccagaaaggaaaagactGAAGAAGTAGCGTCTCTTTGGAAGGTTACAATTGTCCAGAAATGACAGCTGAGTCTCTGTTGGAGAGTTGGGATGGAGAAGGTTGGGGGCAAATCCATAGGGCAACTGTTAGGACCTGGTCAGTGATAATCAGGAGGTGGGCATGGTGACCTCATTTGTCATGGAGGGTGGATGGTGGGGTCTGTGACCAGGATTACATTGGGAAAGCAAAGTGTTATCTAGATGTGTGTTAGAGTTTTAGGTAgaggtgtggggcggggggaggttggagggctgggatttgaggagggaaaggaggacatcctgaggagagggagaagcaggaagagaacTATGTGTGTCTGGAACTCTGGCAATGTTCTAGGCAGGTGACAGAGTTTAGGGGGCCCTAACAAGTTTGGATAGGGAAGAGTCCACTAGCCTGAATAAAACCActcagaggtggggagagggagaaggaagaatccAGGAAGAAATCCCCAGGGAAGTGcacctgtgaggacacagagccAAAAAAAGGCCTCTGGGAGGAGAGTTTGGAATGAAGATATAGAGGAGAAGAAGAAGCCAGTTGTGAAAGGCCAGTGGGACAGAGGGCACTGCTGAGTCCTGGACACGTGTGGACAGAGTCCTGAGGGGAAGGGCACCTGTCCAGGTGGGGACACAGCAGGGAGGCCGGGGTggctgagcagggagagggagcagggcccgtagatgaggtcagagaggcaggGCCAGATCATTCCAGAAACAGTACTGCTGTAAGTCATCACACCTACCTTGGGGTCTCATCAGAGGCAGCAGTTCTGTGCACACGTCTCGGGTACCAAAGAAGTTTGTTTTCATCGTCACTTCTGCTTGAATATGTAAGGGGGTGGGGTCATTAGCTGGTatgggagaaagagaataggTTAGTAAGTAGTAGCCTTCTAAGAAGATTCCATGCAGTGACAGTAACATTTTTGTTGTATGTGCAATCTGGTCAATTTTCAAGTGTGTAGGTTAGTGTACACTTTGTTCCAAAGGGAATTATCTCACGCAGTGATGCTATTTAGCTTTGTAATTTGGCACCATTGCAAGAAGCTAAGGTAAGGGTGCACAAGGCATCTCTGCATATCACCCTGTGGGGTTTGTTGTGTTATTTCAAAATCAGTCAAAATTCATGGAGGGGCACTTGTGTgccttagtcggttaagcgtctgactttgctcagatcatgatattgcagtttgagttcaagccccacattgggctctgtgctgacagtgtggagcctgcttgggattctctctctccttctctctcttcccctccctgctcgctctctctctctctctctctctctctctcaaaatatacaaataaacaaaagactcATGGAGATTCTCAAAGAGAGAAACATGCAAAAACCCAGGTGAAGTCCCTCAGAGTCTGATCTATGGCAATGCCAAGGTCCTTTGGCTGAAAAGGCTTGCAGTTCCTGGagggtcctctctccctctgcctccagtcTATCTTCTTCCCTAGGGTGGGTGTTCTTGATCTCCTCGGAGCTATGGCCCCACAGCAGCGGTTCAGACACCAGCGCCAAACTCACCCTGTCTGTCCCCTAAGGGAGGTCTCGTGGCCTTCCCATGTCCTTACTAGCAAGGGCAATGCCCGCGTTGTTCACCAGCACATCCAGGCCTCCGTACTCCTTGCGCGGAAGTCACGCAGGGCGCGGATGCTCTGCAGGTCGTCGACGTCCAGCAGGTGGAAGCGCGGACTCAGGCCCTCGCCCTGGAGCTGCTGCACGGCCGCCCGTCCCCGCGCCTCATCCCGTGCCGTGAGCACCACATCCCTGGAGAACTGCCAGCACAGGTCGCGTGCGATGGCGAGGCCAATGCCCTTGTTGGCCCCAGTCACCAGTGGCACGTGGGATGTGTGACAGCATGACTGTGTGGAGTGCTAGGGAGGCCCTGTGTGTGGGGCGGATGGTGTTGTGGGCCACACAGAGGGCCAGTGGTGTGGAGGCCTGGACCCAGAACTGTGTGCTGGCATTCAGTGCTGTGACTCCTAGAACACTAGGCCCTGCCTTCATCCTTTCAAGAAAGTTACAGCGAAGGTACCAGAAGGCTCTCTATACCAAATCTGTCTCCCCTGGGGCTGCACTGTGTCCTCTTAGGATCCCTCCTCTAGGCCCAGCATTGGTTCTGGTTGGAATGCTGTGCTCCCCAAAATAAAGGTGGTTGGTCATGGATTTATATGGGGTTGAGATTCATGGTAGGTGAACTAAAATTATTTTGGGAAAACCCCAGCAGAAAAAAAGGAGCACAGATACTGTCTTGAGCATGTATCCTTCTTCCTCTGCAGAATGGATAAGGttgctttctttccaaaattcagTTTAGTTGCTTACACAGAACTGCCTTTGGGGACAAGATCCCTgtgctttttaaagagaaattcaaGAGGGAGAAGTAGAGAATTAGGTCTTGTCCTAACTTTTGGGCTTCTCCCTCAGTGTGACTACCAGTGGGCCCTGAGAGGGAGGGAATGTTTATGAAGGTCACTGAGGGCTGACGCATGGCTTAGAATGTTTAATGGTTATATAATCCCATTTGCCTAAATTGCCTATTTTTTATGTTCTTCCAAGGtcacagtaaataaatgttatatatatggtgttatttttatggtgtcaaaaaaaagatgtttgtgaTGGATTGCCAAAGTAGCAACTGAGATTCTATTGTACTGCTCTACACATTGAGTTTCCTCATGGTCAGATTAGAAATACAAGCTCACAGGGAGGAAATTATTCACCCCTTTGAagtgaaaaacttttaaaatacggACCCTACCCTTGCTTTCTGGGTCTGTCACCTTTCATTTGGGTAAGCCTGAAAATCCCTGGTGAAGAGTGAAaagtaagagactcttaaaatctgagaacaaactgagggttgatgggggggtgggagggcggggagggtgggtgatgggcattgaggagggcacttgttgggatgagcactgggtgttgtatggaaatcaatttgacaataaatttcatatatatataaaaaaagaaatgtaatcagTAAGTAGAAGCATCTTTAGAACAGGGATGTTCCTGTgaagggaggcaggtggtggGTGTTCATTCAGGCCCACAGGAGCCAGGCTTGGTTTGGGCAGGAACAATCTTCTGTCACTTTGGTGTCCTGGGGCGAGTCACTTGGGAGTCATGATCTACACCCAATCTATACTCAGTTCCTCCCCTTGTCTCAGTTCGCCGTATGGATGTATCTTGTGTTCTCACTCCTATTTCACACGTGGCAATTGTTTTTCCCAAGGAATCCAGTATTTTAAGAGATAATAGCAGATGTGTTGCCCATGTTATACCAGAGGCTGGTGAAAAATGCTCTCTGGCACATCCAACCATGCTCATTGGCTTATGTGTTGGCTCTGGGTTCTTTCAGCTACAACAGCAGATCCGAGTAGATCCTATAGGGACTGTGTGGCCTGCAAAGCTAAAAGTATTACTATCTGTCTCTTTCTATAATGTTTGCTTACTCTTGAACTAGACTGTAACTTCTCCTCATCTACTTAGGTGTATTAGATTTTTCTGCTGGTTTAGCATATACAGTCTGTACAAACAGGCATTTATAAAgaaccatttattcatttctggtgttatttcactgatttcatttttctctgccttttcacagctaaaataaaaaatctttcacAGAATTAGCAGACTACTCAAATACAAGTAGGGATATTttacactttgttttgttttggatagGGATACTATTGATAGGGAAAAAGTTCTTTTGGGCAAGGGAGGGGGTTTCACAGACGGCCCCATAGATGGAACCATGAATTCGGTTCACCATTGTTCAACTTTCTTCTCCATAACAAACTCCCCGTGAGGTCCCTCAGCATCTGAGGGCAAAAGGGCCAAGTAGACGGGGGTCTCTGCTCCTTCTTCTGGGCTTTTAGTGGCTCTAGGTCCGGCCATGTCTGTTCTCACCCACCCAGGGCAGCAGGCATTCAGGAGGATCttgtcccctctcctctgctcactcagtTTCCTGGCATGGATTCTGGACAGGACCGTGACACCAATTTTTGTCACTCCATATGCAGTATCAGGCCAGCCCTCCTTCCTGTGCACCCCGTTCTTTGTGTCTTCCACGAACTTGTTCATGAGCTCCACCAGCTCCTCCTCTGTGATGGTTTCACTTCTGAACTTCTGCTGCAGTCCTGGGCTGCAGTTTTTAAGCGATCTGAGGCTCACTATGCTAGACACATTGACCACTC encodes the following:
- the LOC105260891 gene encoding carbonyl reductase [NADPH] 1-like is translated as MCSVHGTGLRKRVWLQHLLPGIYLQNLLLPITLTGRVVTVSSITSFIVLNNCCSEPQQKFRSETITEEELVGLMNKFVEDTKNGVHRKEGCPDMKVLTYGVSKMGITVLSRIHARKLSEQRRGDRILLNACCPRWVRTDMGGPTAIKSPEEGAETPIYLALLPSDAKGPHGEFVMEKKVEQWGPPSQFPPWVPL
- the LOC101084388 gene encoding carbonyl reductase [NADPH] 1, which codes for MSSHTRVALVTGANKGIGFAIVRDLCRQFSGDVVLTARDEARGQAAVQRLQAEGLSPRFHLLDIDDLQSIRAMRDFLRKEYGGLDVLVNNAGIAFKTNDPTPFHIQAEVTMKTNFFGTRDVCTELLPLMKPQGRVVNVSSIVSLRSLKNCSPGLQQKFRSETITEEELVELMNKFVEDTKNGVHRKEGWPDTAYGVTKIGVTVLSRIHARKLSEQRRGDKILLNACCPGWVRTDMAGPRATKSPEEGAETPVYLALLPSDAEGPHGEFVMEKKVEQW